The DNA region ATCGAGGATCCAGCCGGGCGCGCGCGTGATCTGCTGACCGGGTTGGCCAGCATGCTCGATGTCTACGGCTCCGATACGGTCCGGACCGACGAGCCGCGGAGTACGACACTCGCTGTACGCCGGTGCGGCATCTACGACTATCGCGAGCGCGCGCAGGCGCAAGGCGTCGAGCTGACGCTGCGGCGCCCGTGTGAATACTGCGTCGACCTGCACCACCGGACGGCGGACAAGCTCGGCATCGCGGTGGAACACGAGCTGGGGGAGCGCAGCTGTCACTGGACCGTGCAAGTTCCCGAAGCCGAACCCGAGGAGGACCTTCCGTGATCCCGGCCGTCACCTTGCCGCTGCCGTACAGACGCGCCGCCGAATGTCCGTTCGATCCGGATCCCGAGTTCGCCCGGCTCCGCGAGACGCAGCCCGTGTCGCGTGTGTCGATCAATGGCGGGGACGAGGTCTGGCTGGTCACCCGGTTCGACCACGCACGCCAAGTGCTGGGGGACGCCCGGTTCAGTAGCGAGCTGACTCCGCTCGGGATCGTGCTCCCGAAGCCGGAGGACCGGACACTGGCCGACGAGGTGCGATCGCAGCAGCCCGGAACGTTCATCGAATGCGATCCACCGGAGCACACTCGGCTGCGGCGCATGATCGTGGGCGAGTTCACCGAGCAGCGGATGCGTGCTCTGCGCCCGAGGTTCACCGAGATCGTCGAGGAGAGGCTCGACGCGATGGCCGCGGCCGGGCCACCCGTCGATCTGGTGGCCATGTTCGCCCTCCCCGTGCCGTCGAGGCTCATCTGCGAACTGCTCGGCCTGGACACTGACGGGTTCGACTTCGCCGCCCTCACCAAGATCATGACCGACGTGATGTCAAGCCTCGAAACGTTGATCCCGGCGAGGGACGCGCTGCGCGCCGGGATGCGAGCCCATGTTCTCGCCGCCAGGGCTCACCCCGGAGACAACCTGCTGGGAAGGTTGGTGCGCCGGTACGGCCAGGAGGTGACCGACGAGGAACTTGTGGGGATCGGCAACCTGCTGCTTGTCGCCGGCCACGAGACCACGGCCAACATGCTCGGCATCGGTACTTTGGCCCTCCTGCGTAATCCGTCTCAGCTCGCGCGGCTCCGCGACGATCCGGCGATCGTCCAGTCCGCGGTCGACGAGCTGGTTCGGTACGTGTGCATCCCCCATCACGGTGAGATACGCACGGCCACCGCAGACGTGCAGGTCGGAGCCACCACGATTCGGCGTGGCGAGCAAGTGCTCGTATCGCTGCCGTCGGCGAATCGTGACCCGGACAGGTTCGCCTCTCCGGACGAGCTGGACTTCGACCGGCCACCACGGACTCATCTGGCCTATGGGTACGGTGTCCATCACTGCGTGGGGCTTCCGCTCGCCCGGATGGAGATGCACGTCGCCTTCCCAGCCCTGCTGCGGAGGTTCCCGTCGCTGAAGTTGGCGGTCGGATTCGACGAGGTGAGCTACCGCCGGTCCAATGTGACCTATGGCGTGCATTCGCTGCCGGTGACCTGGTAGGGACAGCACCGTGACAGGAGTTGCTGTGTCGAACATCGTGAAGATACTGGCGAGGGTTGTCGTAGACGATCTGAACGAGGCGATACCGCTCTATCAAGCGCTTTCCGGCGCCAAGGCGGCGAAGTTCAGCTACGGGAGCGTCAACTTGGCAAGCGTCGGCCCTTTTCTGCTCCTGGAGGCGGAGGGTGCCGACGGCTACACCGACCGGAACGCGACGATCCTCGTGGGTGACCTTGCCCCTGTCCTGCCCGAGATCGAAAGGGCCGGTGGCGAGATCATGGTCGCGCCGGCGGCTGGGCCCAACGGGGAGCGGATGGTGGCCAGACATCCGGACGGTTCCGTTTTCGAGTACATCGCCATCCCCGACAGCTGAGCACGATCGGGGGCCGCGACCACCGTTGAGGCAAACCAGACGACGAAGGACACCACGGGACTCCCGTGGTGTCCTTCGTCGTCTGGTTGCTGTTTTCTCTATCCGGCGAAGCGGATGGAAGCGACCTTCTTGTCGAAGCCCAGCGGTTCGAGGTCGAGTACGTTTCCGTCGACGAGCTTCACGGTGCCGGTGCAGTTGGCGCCGGTCCAGATCTTGTAGGTTCCAGTGGCCTGGATCGACGAAACCTGCGCCGGCTGCCGGACGTTGGCGCACCCGGGGCCGGAGATTCCCTGTGAGCCATCGGGCTCGGTGAGGTTCTTGCCGCTGTTGAGGATGGCGCTGGTCGCGGTCAGGGGCGCCGCCGCGTCCGGTGTGCCGGACGGAGCGCCGGCTGTGGGGGCTTCGCCGAAGAACACCGACCTGATCGCGTTGTCGAAACCGATGGTGGCGAGGTCGAGCACGTCCTCGGTGATGACCGCCGACTTACCTGTGCAGTTCGGGCCGGACCAGATCTTCAGCGACCCGTTGACGGCGATCGACGAGGCCACGGCGGCGCGGGGGACACCCTGGCAACCGACAGGAGGGCTCGAAAGGCCTTGCGAAGCGCCGTTGTCGCTGAAGTTGGCGTCGTCGAAGAGCACCGCACTGGTCGCCGGCTTGACGACTGTCGCGGGTACGGACGCCGCGGGGGCCGACGTGGGCGCCGCGCCCGCGGCACCACCGGCTTTCTGGCCGTTGGGCTTCATCCCGAACCATGTGCCGCCGACACCCTGGCCGAAGGTGTCTCCGGGCTTCTTGTCCTTGTTGAACAGGTAAGCGGGCCAGCCACCGATGGTGACCTGACGAGTGCCATCGTCGCGGGTGACGACGCCGACAGCCGATGCCTTCACACCGGCGACGAAGACGCGGCTACCGGGGCCGACAAGGAGCGGGGGCCAGGTCACCGCACAGTCGCCGTTGCAAGTCGACTTCGACGGTTTCGCCGAGTCTTTGTCGAACCTGTACACCGTGCGGCCGGCACCGTTGACGACGACGGGGTCCAGTTCGCCCGCCTTGCTCGCCTTCAGCTGAATCCACACACGCTTGGCCTGTGGTTCGGCGTCGTCCGACGTACCACTGGGGCCTTTGGCCAGGTCGCCCTTCGTCAGATCCGCCTTGTTGGACTTCGCGGTGCCGGACAACAGGTTCAGCTCGCCAAGTTGGCCGGTCGAGGTCTGCGGTGCGGCCGGCGGGGGGCTTGCGGTGGTGCCACATGCCCCCAGCAAGGCGGCGCCGGCGGTCACGAAGGCAGCTAGATACACAGCTTGCTTACGGAACATGGGTTTGTTCTCCAAGGGATCAAATGTGCAGTCGCAGGGACCAGCGGTGCCGCCCTGCTGCGTACATCGACTACACGGATTCGCGCGGGGAAGGGTTCAAAGTGATTTCTCGGCTCCTCTCCACAGCCTGCATTGAACCCGTTCGTGCTGATCCACAGTGGACACGGTGTCCGTACGGGAAGCTTCGGCTTCCCTCGGGAGCGGGGTTTCCCGCGAAAGTCGTTCTGGTGTAACGCAAAGTGCATCACTGGTCTACTTATGCGCAGGCGCTTACCCGGATGTAGAGGAGGAAGGCTCACCCGGCGGGTAGAGGATTGGCGGATTGCGGGGAAAGCGTCCTTGGCCTTTCGGGCAGTGGTGAGTCTTGTACTGAGACGCCCCCTACTCCGGGAAAACCACGCCCTCGATCTCGACCAGCAGGTCGGCGCGGCAGAGATCGAGATTGAGAAACGCGATGTCGGCGGCGGGGCTGAACGCTTTCGCGCAGATCTCCCGCACGGTGTGAAGGTCCTGTCGGCGGCGGACGTACACCTTGATGTCGCGCAGGTCTTCGAGTCGCCGGCCCGGACGAAGATCATGGACGGCGAGGTTGCCCGAGCTGAGCAAGTGTTCGATGTTGGTCAGGGTCTCGCCGCACTGGTCGGCGATGTGTCCGGGGTGAACGGTTTCGTGTCCTACCACGCTGGCGGTGCCGGACACGTAGATGAACGCGCCGCGGTTCGGCGACGCGACATACGTGGCGCGTGCGAAACTGGGAGAGGAAGGACCATAACGTTCCGGGTAGCGCCACGCCGGCATCTGGCGGCTGTTCTCGACGTTGACGCGGCGTACGGAACGACCGGCCAGCAAGCAGAAACCAATGCCGCCGCCAAGCGCGCCGACACCAGTGGCCGCGGGCAGTTGGCTGTCCGTGAACGCGAACTCGCGGAACGCCTGCGACCTGCCCTGGCAGAAGTCCTGGTAGATCTCGAGGCCCTTGCTGTTCGTACCGTTGATGTTTTCGATGAAGTTCCACATCCGGAAGATCCGCTCGTAGCCCAGTGTCCGGGTCAGGCCGAGCGCTGTCGTGTACGCGGCCCGAACCGCCTCCATGCAGTCGTTCCCGTCGTCGATTCTGGCCGCGCAGAAGAGGTTCTCGCCATCGTATGCGTGCACGACGCCGTCGAGCGTGCCGTGCTCAACCGGACCGTCGGAGTGCCAGACCTCGGTGAACCCGTCGGCGGGGTCAGTCACGGCGTGCACAGTCAGCTCGGGAAAGCCGTGGGCCAGGTGTGGATCGCGGCTGTCGAGACCGTAGGTCACCGCACCCAGCACAGTGGAAGTGGCGGCGGAGTCCGGCTGGAATGAAGAGATCAGCAAACCAGGGCACCCTCTCCCGGCTCGACACGTCCGTGGCCGCCGCGTGTCGGCTACGGGGTTATCGGCTGCAGCGCTCGACTGTGAATCTTGTTGATCAACGGTACACAACGGAGATGAGGTGGTCCGGTTCGTGCACTTGTCGGCTAATCTTCGTGCACGTTCGGACACGGCCGACGGCTCGTCCGGGCCGCACCGCGCCGCGCTCGACTACCTTGAACCGCCAAGTCGTTTCACATAACCCTCGGGGGACCGAAAACCTATTGGGGGATCACGTGGTCAACGATGCTCGGATTCGTCCTATCCCCGAGCTGTTGGTGGACAACGCTCGTGTGCAGGGGGACAAGATTGCTTACGAGGACGACTTCCGAGCGGTCACGTGGAGCGAGCTGGAGGCCAGGACCGCTCGGCTCGCGGCAGGGCTCGGAGCCGGCCGCGGCGATCGAGTAGCCCTCCTGCTCGGCAACGGTGTGGCGCTGGTGGAGGCTTTGCTGGCGGTGAGCAGGGCGGCAGCGGTAGGCGTGCTTGTCAGTCCACACAGTACGGAAGCGGAATTGGCGCGTTTGTTCGCCGACTGCGAGCCGAGCTTGGTGGTGGCTGATCGGCAGCGGTTGCCACAAGTGCTGGCGCTCGGTTACGACCGGACGAGGGTCGTCGTCATCGGGACCGAGCCAGGAGACGACCTCGCCCACGTCGAAGGGGCTGCTACCGACCCGGCGCGGCGACCACTCGACGATCTCGGACTCGATGAGCCCGCGTGGTTGATCTACACCTCTGGCACCGGTGGCGCACCGAAGGCCGCGATCTCCACACAGCGAGCGGCCCTGTGGTCACCGGTGCACTGCTACGGCCCGGTGTTGGGACTGTCCGCTCAGGACCGGTTGCTGTGGCCGCTGCCGATGTCCCACAGCTTCGCCCATTCCCTTTGTCTGCTGGGTGTCTTGGTGGCCGGCGCGACCGCACGAGTCTGCTCCCGCCGGGATCCGGTGATGGTGGCGAACTTGATCGAGACCTTCGAACCGACCGTGCTCGCCGGCGTGCCCGCGACCTATCGCCAGCTGCTCGCCACCGGCTTGGCGCAGGCCCCGTCGCTGCGGATTTGCCTGACCGCGGGCGCCCCCAGCGACGCGGCCTTGCGCACGGAGGTCGAAGCGGCGCTCGGTGCGGCGTTGCACGACTGCTACGGCAGCACCGAAACATGCGGCATGATCGCGGTCGAACCCGCGAACGCGCCGCGCGCGCCCGGAACGAGCGGTCCGCCGATCCCTGGCGTCGAGATCCGGCTGACCAGCCCCGACGATGAGGTGTGGGTGCGGAGCCCAGGCTTGTTCTCTGGCTACCACAACGCGCCCGAGCGGACCGCTGAGGTGATGTCGGACGGGTGGTATCGCACCGGAGACCAGGGGCGTGTGGACGAGCACGGCTATCTCACGGTCACCGGGCGGGTGACCGATCGCATCGCGCGAGGTGGCCACAAGATCGATCCGGTCGAGGTCGAGCGAGTACTGCTCGGTATACCCGGCGTGCATGACGTGGCGGTTGTGGGACGACCACACCCGCTCATGGGTGAGGCGCCGGTGGCGTTCGTGGTCCCCGCAGGTGACCCCGTCGATCCGGCAGCGCTGCTCAGTGCCTGCGCGGAGGTCCTTTCTCCGTACAAGGTTCCAGAGGAAATCCTGCCCATCCCCGCGATCCCGCGTACGGGATCCGGTAAGCCGAAGCGCCGGGTGCTCCGTGACGCGCTGCGTGAGGCGCGCTCGGACGTGGCCGAAGAGTTCGCCGCGCTGCCATCCGGGGAACGCCGCGCCAGAGTCCTCCAGCTCGTACTGGACGAAATCGTCGCAGTCATCGGTACTCTGCCTGATCCGCGAACCTCCTTCGCCGACTTCGGTGTCACGTCGCTGCAGGCGACAACGTTGTGGCAGCGCATCGGCACCAGGACCGGGTTACGGCTGGCAGCCACCCTGGTATGGGAGCACCCCACCCCGGAAACGCTGGCGGCACACCTCGATGGACTGCTGGACGGCGATACGGCCATCGAGGTCACAGACCGGCCGGTCCCTCGGAACGATCCCTCGGAAACGGTGGCGATCGTCGGGATCGGCTGCCGGTATCCCGGGGGAGTGAGGTCACCTGAGGAACTGTGGCGGCTGGCGCGCGACGGCCACGACGCGACCGGCGACTTTCCCGTGGATCGGGGCTGGGACCTGGCTTCGTTGTACGATCCGGACTCCGAGCGGGCCGGGACCAGTTATACCCGCCGGGGTGGGTTCTTGGCCGACGTGGCGGACTTCGATCCGTCGTTCTTCGGGATCTCACCGCGTGAAGCACTGGCGATGGACCCCCAGCAGCGACTGCTCCTGGAGGTCGCGTGGGAAGCTCTTGAGCACTCCGGTGTGGCGCCGTCGTCGCTACGCGATACTGAAACCGGAGTCTTCGTCGGTCTGATGCACGGCGGCTACGGCGCCCGGGTCGAACTGCCCGAGATGGAGTCGCATCTGGTGCTCGGCTCTG from Amycolatopsis sp. EV170708-02-1 includes:
- a CDS encoding cytochrome P450 translates to MIPAVTLPLPYRRAAECPFDPDPEFARLRETQPVSRVSINGGDEVWLVTRFDHARQVLGDARFSSELTPLGIVLPKPEDRTLADEVRSQQPGTFIECDPPEHTRLRRMIVGEFTEQRMRALRPRFTEIVEERLDAMAAAGPPVDLVAMFALPVPSRLICELLGLDTDGFDFAALTKIMTDVMSSLETLIPARDALRAGMRAHVLAARAHPGDNLLGRLVRRYGQEVTDEELVGIGNLLLVAGHETTANMLGIGTLALLRNPSQLARLRDDPAIVQSAVDELVRYVCIPHHGEIRTATADVQVGATTIRRGEQVLVSLPSANRDPDRFASPDELDFDRPPRTHLAYGYGVHHCVGLPLARMEMHVAFPALLRRFPSLKLAVGFDEVSYRRSNVTYGVHSLPVTW
- a CDS encoding FkbO/Hyg5 family chorismatase encodes the protein MLISSFQPDSAATSTVLGAVTYGLDSRDPHLAHGFPELTVHAVTDPADGFTEVWHSDGPVEHGTLDGVVHAYDGENLFCAARIDDGNDCMEAVRAAYTTALGLTRTLGYERIFRMWNFIENINGTNSKGLEIYQDFCQGRSQAFREFAFTDSQLPAATGVGALGGGIGFCLLAGRSVRRVNVENSRQMPAWRYPERYGPSSPSFARATYVASPNRGAFIYVSGTASVVGHETVHPGHIADQCGETLTNIEHLLSSGNLAVHDLRPGRRLEDLRDIKVYVRRRQDLHTVREICAKAFSPAADIAFLNLDLCRADLLVEIEGVVFPE